The following proteins are encoded in a genomic region of Arachis stenosperma cultivar V10309 chromosome 4, arast.V10309.gnm1.PFL2, whole genome shotgun sequence:
- the LOC130974760 gene encoding uncharacterized protein LOC130974760, with the protein MAALENMDAAMQATTAAFGQQMNHGNGRNGGNGNQGLMTLVMERELQAQLVPKDQCIEFATYQHTREALHWWQGIRRLLQQGDDPISWDAFQVEFYKKYFPNSVGTAKELELLQLKHGAMVLLETLRSRSALSFKEDSGVISSVGPIEIRTFSELVNKSRVDEECVRKAAMVENDHQEFHHREHN; encoded by the exons ATGGCTGCTTTGGAGAATATGgatgctgctatgcaagccactacAGCAGCATTTGGGCAACAGATGAATCATGGTAATGGGAGAAATGGCGGAAATGGAAATCAGGGCTTGATGACGCTC GTAATGGAGCGAGAATTACAAGCGCAACTGGTGCCTAAGGATCAGTGCATTGAATTCGCAACTTATCAGCATACGAGGGAAGCACTGCATTGGTGGCAGGGGATACGACGCCTGCTACAGCAGGGCGATGATCCTATATCCTGGGATGCCTTTCAAGTGGAATTTTACAAAAAGTACTTTCCGAACTCAGTCGGGACGGCAAAGGAACTTGAATTACTGCAGCTGAAGCATGGTGCAAT GGTGCTTCTGGAGACTTTGAGGAGTAGAAGTGCATTAAGTTTTAAAGAGGACTCTGGAGTGATATCCTCAGTGGGACCAATAGAGATCAGGACTTTCTCAGAACTTGTGAACAAGAGTCGAGTTGATGAagaatgtgtgaggaaggctGCTATGGTCGAGAATGATCATCAGGAATTCCACCACAGGGAGCACAACTAA